One part of the Helicoverpa armigera isolate CAAS_96S chromosome 3, ASM3070526v1, whole genome shotgun sequence genome encodes these proteins:
- the Hpo gene encoding serine/threonine-protein kinase 3 isoform X7 encodes MDSEGRLVFWKSGVWEGGAPTLNCNTCKKRRADRMSANDTQRPQGELKKLSEESLTRQPEEVFDIICKLGEGSYGSVYKALHKESGQVLAIKQVPVDTDLQEIIKEISIMQQCDSPYVVKYYGSYFKNTDLWIVMEYCGAGSVSDIMRLRKKTLSEDEIATILCDTLKGLEYLHRRRKIHRDIKAGNILLNTEGHAKLADFGVAGQLTDTMAKRNTVIGTPFWMAPEVIQEIGYDCVADIWSLGITALEMAEGKPPYGDIHPMRAIFMIPTKPPPSFREPDQWSPEFIDFVSQCLVKNPEERATAEYLLTHEFIGNAKHPSILSTMIAEAREIRESQVFRNAQHHTNNAKTFSAGEGYEDATMKQRGDGTLVPSRDATADLAADLGTMVINEPDADLATMKRHDTDPMDTNRPKYRPLFLEHFEKKEVNHVAANGTLTRPRAAADTHDSVEGEAESEPNPALAFQRAFVEEGNFEFLGYLGERELEALVSRLDAEMEAEIEQLRARYTRKRQPILDAIHLKRKRQQNF; translated from the exons ATGGATAGTGAGGGTAGACTGGTGTTTTGGAAGAGCGGTGTATGGGAGGGGGGAGCCCCCACTCTAAACTGCAACACCTGTAAGAAACGACGCGCCGACAGAATGAGTGCCAACGACACGCAACGCCCCCAGGG CGAGCTAAAGAAGCTCTCGGAGGAGAGCTTGACGCGGCAGCCGGAGGAGGTGTTCGACATCATATGCAAGCTCGGAGAAGGCTCATATGGCAGCGTCTATAAG GCGTTACACAAAGAAAGCGGGCAGGTCCTGGCGATAAAGCAGGTGCCCGTGGACACAGACCTTCAGGAGATCATCAAGGAGATATCCATCATGCAGCAATGCGACAGCCCCTACGTCGTCAAGTATTACGGCAGTTACTTCAAGAACACAGACCTATGG ATCGTAATGGAATACTGCGGCGCTGGTTCCGTATCAGACATAATGAGGCTTCGTAAGAAGACGTTGTCGGAAGACGAGATAGCCACGATCCTGTGTGACACACTGAAGGGGCTGGAGTACTTGCACAGGCGGCGGAAGATACACAGGGACATCAAGGCTGGGAATATACTGCTGAATACGGAAGGACACGCGAAGTTAGCGGATTTCGGTGTAGCAGGACAGTTGACG GACACAATGGCGAAACGCAACACAGTAATAGGAACTCCGTTCTGGATGGCTCCCGAAGTGATCCAGGAGATCGGGTACGACTGCGTGGCGGATATCTGGTCTCTCGGCATCACGGCGCTGGAGATGGCAGAGGGCAAACCCCCGTATGGGGATATACACCCCATGCGAGCGATATTCATGATACCTACTAAACCTCCGCCTTCGTTTAG AGAGCCAGACCAATGGTCTCCGGAGTTCATAGACTTCGTGAGTCAGTGCTTAGTGAAGAACCCGGAGGAGCGAGCCACCGCCGAGTACCTGTTAACACATGAGTTTATAG GCAACGCGAAGCACCCGAGCATCCTCAGCACGATGATAGCGGAGGCGCGGGAGATCAGGGAGAGTCAGGTCTTCAGGAACGCACAGCATCACACCAATAATGCTAAGACTTTTTCTGCG GGCGAGGGTTATGAAGACGCAACAATGAAGCAGCGAGGGGACGGTACTCTCGTACCTTCGAGAGACGCAACAGCTGACCTGGCTGCAGACCTCGGCACTATGGTCATCAACGAGCCTGATGCTGATCTCGCTACTATGAAGC GTCACGACACAGACCCGATGGACACGAACCGGCCGAAGTACCGGCCGCTGTTCCTGGAGCACTTCGAGAAGAAGGAGGTCAACCACGTCGCCGCCAACGGCACCCTCACGcggccccgcgccgccgccgacaCTCACGACAG tGTGGAAGGCGAAGCGGAATCGGAACCGAACCCCGCGCTAGCCTTCCAACGCGCCTTTGTAGAGGAGGGCAACTTCGAATTC CTGGGCTACCTGGGCGAGCGCGAGCTGGAGGCGCTGGTGTCGCGGCTGGACGCGGAGATGGAGGCGGAGATCGAGCAGCTCCGCGCGCGCTACACGCGCAAGCGCCAGCCCATCCTCGACGCCATACACCTCAAGCGCAAGCGCCAGCAGAACTTCTAG
- the Hpo gene encoding serine/threonine-protein kinase 4 isoform X2, whose product MDSEGRLVFWKSGVWEGGAPTLNCNTCKKRRADRMSANDTQRPQGELKKLSEESLTRQPEEVFDIICKLGEGSYGSVYKALHKESGQVLAIKQVPVDTDLQEIIKEISIMQQCDSPYVVKYYGSYFKNTDLWVRQSEVTICLIVMEYCGAGSVSDIMRLRKKTLSEDEIATILCDTLKGLEYLHRRRKIHRDIKAGNILLNTEGHAKLADFGVAGQLTDTMAKRNTVIGTPFWMAPEVIQEIGYDCVADIWSLGITALEMAEGKPPYGDIHPMRAIFMIPTKPPPSFREPDQWSPEFIDFVSQCLVKNPEERATAEYLLTHEFIGNAKHPSILSTMIAEAREIRESQVFRNAQHHTNNAKTFSAGEGYEDATMKQRGDGTLVPSRDATADLAADLGTMVINEPDADLATMKRHDTDPMDTNRPKYRPLFLEHFEKKEVNHVAANGTLTRPRAAADTHDSVEGEAESEPNPALAFQRAFVEEGNFEFVSQLHVVSLLPLLAERPGLPGRARAGGAGVAAGRGDGGGDRAAPRALHAQAPAHPRRHTPQAQAPAELLAHRAA is encoded by the exons ATGGATAGTGAGGGTAGACTGGTGTTTTGGAAGAGCGGTGTATGGGAGGGGGGAGCCCCCACTCTAAACTGCAACACCTGTAAGAAACGACGCGCCGACAGAATGAGTGCCAACGACACGCAACGCCCCCAGGG CGAGCTAAAGAAGCTCTCGGAGGAGAGCTTGACGCGGCAGCCGGAGGAGGTGTTCGACATCATATGCAAGCTCGGAGAAGGCTCATATGGCAGCGTCTATAAG GCGTTACACAAAGAAAGCGGGCAGGTCCTGGCGATAAAGCAGGTGCCCGTGGACACAGACCTTCAGGAGATCATCAAGGAGATATCCATCATGCAGCAATGCGACAGCCCCTACGTCGTCAAGTATTACGGCAGTTACTTCAAGAACACAGACCTATGGGTGAGGCAATCAGAGGTCACAATTTGTTTA ATCGTAATGGAATACTGCGGCGCTGGTTCCGTATCAGACATAATGAGGCTTCGTAAGAAGACGTTGTCGGAAGACGAGATAGCCACGATCCTGTGTGACACACTGAAGGGGCTGGAGTACTTGCACAGGCGGCGGAAGATACACAGGGACATCAAGGCTGGGAATATACTGCTGAATACGGAAGGACACGCGAAGTTAGCGGATTTCGGTGTAGCAGGACAGTTGACG GACACAATGGCGAAACGCAACACAGTAATAGGAACTCCGTTCTGGATGGCTCCCGAAGTGATCCAGGAGATCGGGTACGACTGCGTGGCGGATATCTGGTCTCTCGGCATCACGGCGCTGGAGATGGCAGAGGGCAAACCCCCGTATGGGGATATACACCCCATGCGAGCGATATTCATGATACCTACTAAACCTCCGCCTTCGTTTAG AGAGCCAGACCAATGGTCTCCGGAGTTCATAGACTTCGTGAGTCAGTGCTTAGTGAAGAACCCGGAGGAGCGAGCCACCGCCGAGTACCTGTTAACACATGAGTTTATAG GCAACGCGAAGCACCCGAGCATCCTCAGCACGATGATAGCGGAGGCGCGGGAGATCAGGGAGAGTCAGGTCTTCAGGAACGCACAGCATCACACCAATAATGCTAAGACTTTTTCTGCG GGCGAGGGTTATGAAGACGCAACAATGAAGCAGCGAGGGGACGGTACTCTCGTACCTTCGAGAGACGCAACAGCTGACCTGGCTGCAGACCTCGGCACTATGGTCATCAACGAGCCTGATGCTGATCTCGCTACTATGAAGC GTCACGACACAGACCCGATGGACACGAACCGGCCGAAGTACCGGCCGCTGTTCCTGGAGCACTTCGAGAAGAAGGAGGTCAACCACGTCGCCGCCAACGGCACCCTCACGcggccccgcgccgccgccgacaCTCACGACAG tGTGGAAGGCGAAGCGGAATCGGAACCGAACCCCGCGCTAGCCTTCCAACGCGCCTTTGTAGAGGAGGGCAACTTCGAATTCGTAAGTCAACTGCACGTCGTCTCTCTCCTGCCGCTCCTCGCCGAGCGAC CTGGGCTACCTGGGCGAGCGCGAGCTGGAGGCGCTGGTGTCGCGGCTGGACGCGGAGATGGAGGCGGAGATCGAGCAGCTCCGCGCGCGCTACACGCGCAAGCGCCAGCCCATCCTCGACGCCATACACCTCAAGCGCAAGCGCCAGCAGAACTTCTAGCGCACCGCGCCGCCTAA